The following coding sequences are from one Verrucomicrobiota bacterium window:
- a CDS encoding D-alanine--D-alanine ligase: protein MTTESSFDPRNRCLVVLKGGPGSEREVSLRSGASVAAALRNAGAHVEEIELAGTEVAIPEGTELVFNLIHGTFGEDGGLQQVLDERGVAYTGEGAEQSRVAFDKILTKQALVKAGVPTPRFEILREGSPPTLPLPIVIKAPRQGSSVGVHLIHEPSGIDQALADCLLHGEEILVEELVTGRELTVGVIGDQVLPVVEIRPNEGFYDYTNKYTKGATEYLVPAPLSSSETEAVQVVALAAVSALGLSVYSRVDVLLTPAGPTVLEINTIPGMTETSLLPKAAAAMGLDFTALCCRIAERSLNSRTARA from the coding sequence ATGACCACTGAATCATCCTTCGATCCCCGTAACCGTTGCCTTGTTGTTCTCAAGGGAGGCCCCGGTTCCGAGCGTGAGGTCTCTCTCCGCTCCGGTGCCTCCGTGGCCGCCGCACTCAGGAATGCCGGAGCGCATGTCGAGGAGATCGAGCTTGCAGGCACGGAGGTGGCTATTCCGGAAGGGACCGAACTTGTCTTCAATCTGATCCACGGAACCTTCGGCGAGGATGGAGGGCTCCAGCAAGTGCTCGACGAACGTGGTGTAGCTTACACGGGTGAGGGGGCCGAGCAGAGTCGTGTGGCCTTTGACAAGATCCTGACCAAGCAGGCTTTGGTAAAAGCCGGTGTGCCGACGCCTCGTTTCGAGATCTTGCGTGAAGGGTCGCCTCCCACGCTTCCCCTGCCAATCGTCATCAAGGCCCCACGTCAGGGATCGAGTGTCGGCGTTCATCTCATCCATGAGCCTTCTGGAATCGACCAGGCCCTTGCCGACTGCCTCCTTCACGGTGAGGAGATCCTTGTCGAGGAGCTGGTGACGGGAAGGGAACTGACCGTGGGCGTGATCGGCGATCAGGTGCTACCTGTGGTCGAGATCAGGCCGAACGAGGGATTTTACGACTACACCAACAAGTACACCAAGGGAGCCACGGAGTATCTGGTGCCAGCACCCCTCTCTTCCTCGGAGACAGAAGCCGTACAGGTAGTGGCGCTAGCCGCAGTGAGCGCTCTCGGGCTGAGCGTCTACAGCCGGGTCGACGTCCTGCTCACCCCTGCCGGCCCCACCGTTCTGGAAATCAACACCATCCCCGGAATGACGGAAACCAGCCTGCTTCCCAAAGCAGCGGCCGCCATGGGGCTCGATTTTACAGCCCTTTGCTGCAGAATAGCGGAACGATCACTCAACTCCCGAACTGCCCGCGCATGA
- a CDS encoding FtsQ-type POTRA domain-containing protein → MNTRRNTRGNRRKGVGPARRQHLLEVNVRTASMKRQHRGKARGFLWKAFFIVIVAVLLAVGARMACGKFFFKNPEYNLKHLVTHLNGVLTLEELVNLTGFTEGKNIFGLDLEQANQKLTALPEVRSVSIERMLPDTIEVGLEPRAPVFLFVAPGESEAAAGESFIPGKSFLCDKDGVMMRPARLDDRFLELPVLRGVSLGSALPGKKLESSSLATALLLRQALSELPEETFRISSIDVSKPYAAVVTDASGAKFTFGTLGEADMPSQLDRLRKLLDHCQETGRKIQTANLMVSRNTPVTFVLTPEQGSDKIAPVASSKKTPKHN, encoded by the coding sequence ATGAACACACGACGCAATACTCGAGGGAACAGACGCAAAGGAGTCGGCCCCGCGCGCCGTCAGCACCTCCTCGAGGTGAATGTGCGAACGGCCAGCATGAAACGTCAGCATCGCGGCAAGGCGAGAGGCTTCCTTTGGAAAGCATTCTTCATCGTGATCGTGGCCGTCCTGCTGGCCGTCGGAGCGCGGATGGCCTGCGGGAAATTCTTTTTCAAGAACCCCGAATATAATCTTAAGCACCTCGTCACCCATCTTAACGGGGTTCTGACCCTGGAGGAGTTGGTGAACCTGACTGGCTTCACCGAGGGGAAGAACATCTTCGGCCTCGACCTTGAGCAGGCGAACCAGAAACTGACTGCCCTTCCCGAGGTCCGCTCCGTGAGCATCGAACGGATGTTGCCCGACACCATCGAAGTGGGGTTGGAGCCGCGGGCTCCCGTTTTTCTGTTTGTTGCCCCGGGAGAGAGCGAAGCGGCCGCCGGTGAATCGTTCATCCCCGGCAAGAGTTTCCTCTGCGATAAGGATGGAGTGATGATGCGTCCCGCTAGACTCGATGACAGATTCCTTGAGCTTCCCGTGCTTCGCGGCGTTTCTCTGGGCAGTGCTCTCCCTGGCAAGAAATTGGAGAGTTCGTCACTCGCCACAGCCCTCCTGTTAAGGCAGGCGCTCTCTGAACTTCCCGAAGAGACTTTTCGGATTAGCTCGATCGATGTTTCCAAGCCCTATGCCGCCGTCGTGACCGATGCCTCGGGTGCGAAATTCACGTTTGGAACTCTTGGAGAGGCCGACATGCCGTCGCAGCTCGATCGTCTTCGCAAGCTGCTCGACCATTGCCAGGAAACCGGCCGCAAGATTCAAACCGCCAACCTCATGGTCAGTCGCAATACGCCCGTCACTTTTGTGCTTACGCCCGAGCAAGGGTCTGACAAAATAGCACCCGTGGCATCCTCCAAAAAAACCCCGAAGCATAACTAG